Proteins encoded together in one Poecile atricapillus isolate bPoeAtr1 chromosome 15, bPoeAtr1.hap1, whole genome shotgun sequence window:
- the OPRL1 gene encoding nociceptin receptor isoform X2 produces MKTATNIYIFNLALADTLCLMTLPFQGTDTFLGFWPFGNVLCKIAISIDYYNMFTSTFTLTMMSVDRYIAICHPIKALDIRTPHKAKVVNVCIWALASVFGIPAMVMGSAENENNEIDCLIKLPSPVDYWDPVFGICVFLFSFMIPVLIITICYSLMIRRLKNVRVLSGSKEKDRNLRRITRMVLVVVAVFIVCWTPIQIFVLVQCLGAKAESELELAISCFCTALGYANSSLNPVLYAFLDENFKACFKKFCFPTAFRTELQMSNRMCSIAKDVAYACKNSEGTNNPA; encoded by the exons ATGAAGACAGCCACCAACATTTACATCTTTAACCTCGCTCTGGCCGACACCCTGTGCCTGATGACCTTGCCCTTCCAGGGAACAGACACATTCCTGGGCTTCTGGCCCTTTGGCAATGTCCTGTGCAAGATTGCCATCTCCATTGACTACTACAACATGTTCACCAGCACCTTCACGCTGACGATGATGAGCGTGGACCGCTACATCGCCATCTGCCACCCCATCAAAGCCCTGGACATCCGCACGCCCCATAAGGCCAAGGTGGTCAATGTTTGCATCTGGGCACTGGCTTCTGTCTTTGGCATCCCAGCCATGGTGATGGGATCTGCAGAGAATGAAAACAACG AAATTGATTGTCTAATTAAGCTCCCTTCTCCCGTGGACTACTGGGATCCAGTGTTTGGCATCTGCgtctttctcttctcctttatGATCCCCGTGTTGATCATCACCATTTGCTACAGCCTGATGATCAGGCGGCTCAAGAACGTCCGTGTCCTCTCGGGCTCCAAGGAGAAGGACCGGAACCTGAGGCGCATCACCCGCATGGtcctggtggtggtggcagtCTTCATCGTTTGCTGGACTCCCATCCAGATTTTCGTGCTGGTGCAGTGCCTGGGTGCCAAGGCGGAGAGCGAGCTGGAGCTGGCCATCTCCTGCTTCTGCACCGCGCTGGGATACGCCAACAGCAGCCTGAACCCCGTGCTCTACGCCTTCTTGGATGAGAACTTCAAGGCGTGCTTCAAGAAGTTCTGCTTCCCCACCGCCTTCAGAACCGAGCTCCAGATGTCCAACAGGATGTGCAGCATCGCCAAGGATGTGGCCTATGCCTGCAAGAACTCGGAGGGGACTAACAATCCGGCCTGA